The genomic stretch CTTAGCGCCAATTCGGCTTCCTCTAGAAAGCCTTCTTTGACACTATACTCCAGATCAAGTTTTCATATGCTTACAAGCAAACACCTACTTCCCTTCCCAGTACTCATCTCAGCTATAATATTACTGGAATGTGTATGATTActgtcctctctctttctctagacTTGGCGCTGTATCCGAATAGGGACCTTTGCTTTGCTCTCCACACTGACTACAGTGCTCTTCACATGTTAAGCTCTTCAACTTTGATAAATGAGTGAAAACTGAAACCCTACACTGTAGATTTCACTCCGGCTGAGGAAAACATGTTACAGTGATGCTACAAGACAGAATGAGGTCACGTGGATGTTACTCAACTGAGATAAATTTCAATGGATTAGTGACCACAGCGAGGAGATAGAAGGCTGTGGGAAAACAGTTCAGAATGGTTTCGTTTGGGAGGACGCGACTTCCACAAAGTCGTACCCAACACTAAGAACACATACTCAGAATAACCGCTCTCCCCCAACACACCCTGGAAGCAGTTTTGCCCCTCTCTTCCGTACGATGAGCCAAGATGGCGGGGCCCGTGTTTGAAAACTAGATTCAAGATGGCGACTTCCTGCTTCCCGCGCAGCGTCGCGCGTGGCCAACGAGGCCACGCCCACTTCCGGCTCCTGCGCCTCAGCATGGCTGCTTTGGGTATGCTGCTCTCTAGTAAGTGGGTGTGAGGTCGGTGGGCTCCGGAGTTTGCCGGGGCGGGCCGCGGATCCCTGGGCTGGCTGCGCGGCCTCTCTCCCAGCTCTGCCCCGTTTTCCCAGCAGGTGTCCGGAGGCTGCACTGCGGCGCCGTGGCTCGGGCAGGCAGCCAGTGGCGACTCCGGTGAGTGCCCGTCTGGAAGAAACTGGGGGGCCAGAAGTTGGCCTGAGTCCTCACCGAACTGTTTTTCTCCATCCAGGCAGGGCCTTGCTGCCAACCCCTCCGGCTACGGCCCCCTTACGGAGCTCCCAGACTGGTCGTACGCGGGTGAGCGCTGATCTGACAGTTAACTCCACTTCGGAGATTTTCAACTTGCGGGAACGCCCCTGGAAGTAGCGGAGCGGGGAGTGGGGGGAAGGAGTGTCAAAGTGGAGGTGTGTCTGAGCGGACAACTTACTGAACTTTGTGTTTGGCGTTGGGAGGGAAGAAGCCCTGCTGTTTACTTTGTGAATTAAACTACACCTGTGGAAAGGAAAGCTGGACTGAACCTCTCGGCTTGTGGGGATAAGCAGAAAATAATTCTGATTTAGGGGGTCACCGGGGAGAGACAAGACTTTGTGTTGTCAAAGAGGGAcgtgatttttttcaaagttaggaaggggacttcactggtggtttagtggcgaggactccgtgctcccaatgcagggagcctgggttcgatctgattggggaactaaatcccacgtgccacaactgagagtttGCTTGCAGGAGCTAAAGATGGGGCGGGCcacccacaactaagacctggtacagccaagtaaataataaaaatttttagataGTTACAAAGAACTGGCCTTCTGTGTGAGCAGTACATTGTTGAGAGTTTGTTACCAAATGCAGGGAGAGCTCTTTGAAAGGCTGCCTAAATGATTCTCTGAGAGAGGCTTAGAAGTGTGAGGGCAGAGCATGGCGGGTTCCCTTTGGGAAaactttcttcctttaaaaaaaaaaaaaaaagccctaaaaAAGAAGGACCTTAGAAAAGCTGAAGCCATTCCCCACTCCACTGGAACTCCAGTTCAGAGGTGGGAAAATTGAGGCCTAAAGAAGTAAATTGCCTGGGAGCACACATCTAGGTAATAGCAAAGCCAAGACTAGAACTGGGCAGAGACCAGGCCCCCTTCAACAGCATGGAGTATAGTTTATAGGAGTATGAAGAAAAATAGTGAAATTCAGTCACACAgtcctgtctcactctttgcgatctctagtccgccaggctcctctgtccttagaattctccaggcaagagtcctggagagggttgccatttataGGGATATAAACCTGGTTAATCAGATATGTGGTGGCTGCAGAGGATGGTGAAGATTTTTTCTACTTGTTATTTACTGTAGGAAGTCTAGGATTTCTTgaaatattggaaggactggaaattgattttaaaaaaaattttttaatgcggaccatttttaaagtctttattgaatttgttacagtattgtttctgtttttttatgtCTTGGtggttttttactttttgttttttggcctcaagacacatgggatcttagctcctatTGTGGCacagcacgggcttagttgccccacagc from Capra hircus breed San Clemente chromosome 10, ASM170441v1, whole genome shotgun sequence encodes the following:
- the MRPL52 gene encoding 39S ribosomal protein L52, mitochondrial isoform X6, which encodes MAALGMLLSTGVRRLHCGAVARAGSQWRLRQGLAANPSGYGPLTELPDWSYAETSCTAVTGNGCWITGMAAQTAGEVAGRKKEAAECS